In the Setaria italica strain Yugu1 chromosome VI, Setaria_italica_v2.0, whole genome shotgun sequence genome, one interval contains:
- the LOC101772469 gene encoding putative disease resistance RPP13-like protein 3, with the protein MKSAIVSVSMGVMEPLLSKLSKLMEEEYDKLRGVSKQIKFLRDELRTMSPALEMLGDARDLNPLMRDWRNELRELAYDMEDCVDSFLARVDDHEHHHGGLAGILGLFRKFKKMVARHEIACQIEELKKRVMEVSERHKRYNFVESGSSHSSTCLVDPRLPALYEDIDRLVGIDGSRKHIIELLAMESTGSSAKLKVASIVGCGGLGKTTLAKQVFNTIKSQFSCAAFVSVSQSPDVGRILRDIAKGVGLSDKTAQDDDEQQLIDKLREHLQDKRYFVVLDDVWNTEAWKFIKLALPKNDLGSRIIATTRNTAIALSFSSQSGDVYQMKPLSFDDSKRLLFKRSFGSENLNHGTHLGSVPDEILRKCDGLPLAIITISSILRDQHTKNEWDRVLNDIGSAFAKNPAAGNMTTILSLSYFDIPRHLKTCLLYLSVFPEDYEIEKQRLINRWIAEGFVHEEEGRTKYEIGESYFNDLTNRSMIQPVDIKYGEAKACRVHDIILDYIKCEAVKENFVTSLDAAEHAYTSEYKVHRLCVKNGDEEHVSLWQSQILSHVRSVTVFGQPVKTSLLPSTALRVLDLGDCGGMTEHHIASIGTLFHLKYLRLCSRSITKLPQEIGELQHLQTLDVRGTRIDELPPTIIKLQHLAYLYVNHHTRFQDGMIGRMHSLEELRQYGVLYKQRKSLQEFSNLTKLRTLEIRLQCYLFNCSGGRPDAIFSYFGTLLSSCNLHNLSVSDYQTGRYALLLDPWHPTAPCCLRKLSITSCCVYKVPNWMGSLGNLEVLELLFICVRPEDVEILGAIPSLLFLELTTTGGSNRRIFIHGNNGFRILKYFSLFITGCGTSLEFEEGSMPKLEHIKLALPVHNMECLNGASNFGIQHLSALSKIEVKISGNHISDTNYDPMNDNDDGIIRYVAAAIDAAVNTLPNRPTIRFETEHRVHCEHFECVLRKANQRLRGLLTEWFKIWQIKGGQTEQVTEVQTGQEALL; encoded by the exons ATGAAGAGTGCTATCGTGAGCGTCTCCATGGGCGTGATGGAACCGCTACTGTCTAAGCTCTCCAAGTTGATGGAGGAAGAATATGACAAGCTCAGGGGTGTGAGCAAGCAGATCAAGTTCTTGAGAGATGAGCTGAGGACCATGAGTCCCGCACTCGAGATGCTCGGGGACGCACGTGACCTCAACCCTCTGATGAGAGATTGGAGGAATGAGTTACGCGAGCTGGCCTACGACATGGAGGATTGCGTGGATAGCTTCTTGGCTCGAGTTGATGACCATGAGCACCATCATGGTGGGCTTGCAGGAATCTTGGGGCTATTCCGCAAGTTTAAGAAAATGGTAGCACGGCATGAGATCGCCTGTCAGATTGAGGAACTCAAGAAACGTGTAATGGAGGTCAGCGAGAGGCATAAGAGGTATAATTTTGTCGAATCGGGATCTAGCCACTCTAGCACTTGTCTCGTTGATCCTCGACTGCCAGCGCTCTACGAGGACATAGACAGGCTTGTAGGCATTGATGGTTCTAGGAAGCACATCATCGAGTTGTTAGCCATGGAGTCTACTGGGTCATCTGCAAAACTGAAAGTGGCTTCAATTGTTGGTTGCGGAGGTCTTGGTAAGACTACTCTTGCAAAGCAAGTCTTTAACACCATTAAGAGCCAGTTCTCTTGTGCAGCTTTTGTGTCGGTTTCTCAAAGTCCTGATGTGGGAAGGATACTAAGAGACATTGCTAAAGGAGTCGGCCTCAGTGATAAGACGGCACAGGATGATGATGAGCAGCAGCTCATCGATAAACTTAGAGAACACCTCCAGGATAAACG GTACTTTGTTGTACTTGATGATGTATGGAACACAGAAGCATGGAAGTTTATCAAGCTTGCATTACCAAAAAATGATCTGGGGAGCAGAATAATCGCAACGACACGCAATACTGCAATTGCATTATCCTTTTCTTCCCAAAGTGGTGATGTTTACCAAATGAAGCCTCTCAGTTTCGACGACTCCAAAAGGTTGCTTTTTAAAAGATCATTTGGTTCCGAAAACTTGAACCATGGCACTCATTTGGGTAGTGTTCCAGATGAGATATTAAGAAAGTGTGATGGTTTACCATTGGCAATTATTACTATATCAAGCATATTAAGAGATCAGCATACAAAAAATGAATGGGACAGGGTGTTAAATGATATTGGTTCTGCATTTGCAAAGAATCCTGCTGCTGGAAATATGACAACTATATTATCTCTGAGTTATTTTGATATCCCTCGCCATCTAAAAACTTGTTTATTATACTTAAGTGTGTTCCCAGAAGATTATGAGATAGAAAAACAACGTTTGATCAATAGATGGATTGCAGAAGGGTTTGTCCATGAGGAAGAAGGGCGAACTAAATATGAAATTGGTGAGAGTTATTTCAATGATCTCACTAATAGAAGCATGATCCAACCTGTTGATATAAAGTATGGTGAGGCGAAGGCTTGTAGAGTTCATGACATCATTCTTGACTACATCAAATGCGAAGCTGTTAAAGAGAATTTTGTGACATCTTTAGATGCCGCAGAGCATGCGTACACTTCAGAATACAAGGTTCATAGGCTTTGTGTTAAAAACGGCGATGAAGAACATGTTAGCCTGTGGCAAAGCCAAATTCTGTCTCACGTTCGATCAGTTACTGTATTTGGGCAGCCTGTGAAAACCTCTTTGTTGCCTTCAACTGCACTTCGTGTGTTGGACCTAGGAGATTGCGGTGGCATGACAGAACATCATATTGCAAGTATTGGAACGTTGTTTCATCTTAAGTACTTGCGTCTCTGCTCACGTTCAATAACTAAGCTCCCACAGGAAATAGGGGAACTTCAACATCTACAAACCCTGGATGTACGAGGTACCAGAATCGATGAACTGCCACCCACTATCATAAAACTACAACACTTGGCCTATTTATATGTTAATCATCACACTAGATTTCAAGATGGAATGATTGGACGGATGCACAGCTTGGAAGAGCTAAGGCAGTATGGGGTCCTATACAAACAACGGAAGTCCTTGCAAGAATTCAGTAACCTAACCAAGCTGAGGACATTAGAAATTAGATTGCAGTGTTATTTGTTTAATTGCTCAGGAGGAAGACCAGATGCTATTTTCAGCTATTTTGGAACTTTATTATCTTCATGCAACCTTCATAATCTATCTGTCTCAGACTACCAGACAGGGAGATACGCACTGCTGCTGGATCCATGGCACCCCACTGCTCCTTGTTGCCTCCGAAAGCTCTCCATCACAAGCTGTTGCGTGTATAAGGTGCCAAATTGGATGGGCTCGCTTGGAAATCTGGAGGTGCTAGAACTGCTCTTCATCTGCGTGAGACCAGAAGATGTTGAGATCCTTGGAGCAATACCCAGTTTGCTTTTTCTTGAATTAACCACTACCGGAGGCAGTAACCGAAGGATATTCATCCATGGCAACAACGGATTCAGAATTCTGAAGTATTTCTCCCTCTTCATCACTGGCTGTGGGACATCACTGGAGTTTGAAGAAGGATCAATGCCAAAGCTTGAGCACATCAAGCTTGCCTTACCTGTCCATAACATGGAGTGCCTGAATGGTGCTTCTAATTTTGGCATCCAGCACCTCTCTGCTCTCAGCAAGATTGAGGTAAAAATTAGTGGCAACCACATATCTGACACTAACTATGATCCGATGAACGATAATGACGATGGCATCATCCGATATGTTGCTGCTGCCATTGATGCTGCCGTCAATACACTTCCGAACCGTCCCACTATCAGATTTGAAACAGAGCATAGGGTTCACTGTGAACATTTTGAATGT GTTTTGAGGAAGGCCAATCAACGGCTTCGGGGTTTATTGACAGAGTGGTTCAAAATTTGGCAAATTAAAGGCGGGCAGACAGAGCAAGTAACAGAAGTGCAGACTGGACAAGAGGCACTACTATAG